One genomic window of Deinococcus deserti VCD115 includes the following:
- a CDS encoding MFS transporter has protein sequence MWRVTLTRTSPADGEAPPQALSIGLLLVILIVAFEAMAVSTVLPRVANQLQGLSWYGWASSAFLLASLFGAVVSGLLSDRRGLALGAGISLGVFAAGLLVSGLAPDMPAFVLGRFIQGLGAGGLGALPFAVITARYPEARRARMLAAVSSAWLLPALVGPLLASLMADHWSWRTVFWGLIPVLALAGPLCVLPLRAPASAPQSSAEEPATASHPRTLWPALALTISAGALIEGLRRADLPGAVMIGAGLAGTLLSARPLFPRGMGRLARGLPSALVLRGFAAFAVLGANAFLPLALHELRGLSLTQAGVLLSVGGVAWTVGSWVTDQLERRSGPESRPVRIRAGLVLISLGLGVTALSAMGVWPLWSAYLGWCVTALSMGVAYNANSLLALSSVPAGGAGRLSGQLANIEVLMVALAAGASGALLARVPSLPTAFALAFGLMLLGSMVPWVAATRLRQV, from the coding sequence ATGTGGCGCGTGACTTTAACCCGTACAAGCCCCGCCGATGGCGAGGCGCCGCCTCAGGCGCTCAGCATAGGCCTGTTGCTGGTAATTCTGATTGTCGCCTTCGAGGCCATGGCCGTCAGCACGGTCCTGCCCCGGGTGGCCAACCAGCTGCAGGGCCTGAGCTGGTATGGCTGGGCCTCCAGCGCCTTTCTGCTGGCCAGCCTGTTTGGCGCGGTGGTCAGCGGCCTGCTGAGTGACCGCCGTGGCCTCGCCCTGGGGGCAGGGATTTCCCTGGGCGTGTTTGCCGCCGGACTGCTGGTGTCGGGGCTGGCACCAGACATGCCAGCCTTCGTGCTGGGCCGCTTCATCCAGGGACTGGGAGCAGGTGGGTTGGGAGCGCTGCCCTTTGCCGTGATCACGGCCCGCTACCCGGAAGCCAGACGTGCGCGGATGCTGGCGGCCGTGTCCAGCGCCTGGCTGCTGCCAGCCCTGGTCGGTCCGCTGCTGGCCAGCTTGATGGCCGACCACTGGTCCTGGCGGACCGTGTTCTGGGGGTTGATCCCGGTGCTGGCCCTGGCCGGCCCGCTTTGCGTGCTGCCGCTGCGCGCGCCAGCCTCTGCGCCGCAAAGTTCAGCAGAAGAGCCGGCCACAGCCAGTCATCCCCGCACGCTGTGGCCGGCCCTGGCCCTGACCATCTCCGCCGGCGCACTGATTGAGGGCCTGCGCCGCGCTGACCTGCCGGGAGCGGTCATGATAGGTGCGGGGCTGGCCGGGACACTGCTCAGCGCACGTCCGCTGTTTCCCAGAGGCATGGGACGGCTGGCCCGGGGTCTGCCGTCAGCCCTGGTACTGCGTGGATTTGCCGCGTTCGCGGTGCTGGGCGCCAACGCCTTTCTGCCCCTGGCGCTGCACGAACTGCGCGGCCTGAGCCTCACACAGGCTGGGGTGCTGCTCAGCGTGGGCGGCGTGGCCTGGACTGTGGGGTCGTGGGTCACTGACCAGCTGGAACGCCGTTCTGGTCCAGAGAGCCGCCCGGTTCGTATCCGTGCAGGTCTTGTGCTGATCAGCCTCGGTCTGGGTGTAACGGCACTTTCAGCAATGGGCGTGTGGCCTCTGTGGAGCGCCTATCTGGGCTGGTGCGTGACCGCACTGAGCATGGGCGTGGCCTACAACGCCAACAGCCTGCTCGCCCTATCGAGTGTTCCGGCCGGGGGAGCGGGCCGGCTTTCCGGGCAGCTGGCCAATATCGAGGTGCTGATGGTGGCGCTGGCCGCCGGCGCTTCAGGAGCGCTGCTGGCCCGGGTGCCGTCGCTGCCCACGGCCTTTGCTCTGGCCTTTGGATTGATGCTGCTGGGCTCGATGGTGCCGTGGGTGGCCGCGACCCGGCTGCGGCAGGTGTAA
- a CDS encoding alpha/beta hydrolase family protein yields MSALLRLIAVLLVLGGAYVVVTRPDTLPFSLPWQASEPGAPSPGTPGPTDGSTLRTDPLGRVTDEAIEAFVARQPISLQALRARKFPGSALKVVRTLNAGVNYSRQVVSYQSEGLTIYALLTVPAGPPPKGGWPAIVFNHGYIPPDEYRTTERYVAYQDAFARAGFVTLKSDYRGHGSSEGEARGGYYDPGYTVDVLNAAASLKKDPRVNPKRLGLWGHSMGGQLSLRALLVDPDLKAASLWAGVVAGYDVLATDWKRSPQTPPPVIDGLNRRYLRLLSPNSALEDLRGRPIQLHHGTADKDVPYSFQKALANDLRAAGQPVEAYRYEGDDHNLSQNLGVALRRSVAFFKKHL; encoded by the coding sequence GTGAGCGCGCTGCTTCGGCTGATCGCCGTGCTGCTGGTTCTGGGGGGCGCCTATGTTGTTGTGACCCGGCCGGACACGCTGCCATTTTCCTTACCTTGGCAGGCGTCCGAACCTGGCGCACCGTCGCCCGGTACACCGGGCCCGACTGACGGCAGCACCCTGCGCACCGATCCCCTGGGCCGCGTGACCGACGAGGCCATTGAAGCGTTTGTGGCGCGGCAGCCCATCAGTCTTCAGGCCCTGCGTGCCAGGAAGTTTCCCGGCAGCGCCCTGAAGGTGGTGCGAACACTGAATGCCGGAGTGAACTACAGCCGTCAGGTGGTGTCGTACCAGTCCGAAGGACTGACCATCTATGCCCTGCTGACCGTTCCGGCTGGTCCACCACCTAAAGGGGGCTGGCCGGCCATCGTGTTTAATCACGGCTACATTCCGCCGGACGAGTACCGCACGACTGAGCGCTATGTGGCCTATCAGGATGCGTTCGCACGGGCCGGGTTCGTGACCCTGAAAAGTGATTACCGCGGCCACGGCAGCAGTGAGGGCGAAGCGCGAGGCGGCTATTACGACCCCGGATATACGGTCGATGTGCTGAACGCCGCCGCTAGTCTCAAGAAAGACCCGCGCGTCAATCCGAAGCGCCTGGGATTGTGGGGCCACAGCATGGGCGGGCAGCTCAGCCTGCGGGCTCTGTTGGTGGATCCTGACCTCAAGGCGGCGTCGCTGTGGGCCGGTGTGGTGGCTGGCTATGACGTGCTGGCGACGGACTGGAAGCGGTCGCCACAGACGCCGCCTCCAGTGATCGACGGTCTGAACCGGCGCTACCTGCGGCTGCTCAGCCCCAACAGCGCCTTAGAGGACCTGCGCGGCCGCCCCATACAGCTGCATCACGGCACGGCAGACAAGGACGTTCCCTACAGCTTCCAGAAGGCTCTGGCCAACGACCTGCGGGCGGCTGGGCAGCCGGTCGAGGCTTACCGCTATGAAGGAGACGACCACAACCTCAGCCAGAACCTTGGGGTTGCGCTTCGGCGCAGCGTGGCCTTTTTCAAGAAACATCTCTGA
- the kynA gene encoding tryptophan 2,3-dioxygenase has translation MSRQDTPAPGENAPERAHQDFSQSLSYGDYLRLDALKAAHQPITDAHDEHLFIAVHHVSEVWLALIVRELRAAMDLLDRGITDAPLKMLTRVVRAQEQLTNAWEVLKTMTPADYLLFRHAFGQASGFQSAGYRMVEFLLGNRQSVMLRPHEHRPDLHDPLHEALNGPSVYDLALRLLAARGLPVPAEVLGRDFTQKPVLNEEVLQAWLTVYRDTETYWDLYELAEKLLDVEDNFRRWRFNHLTTVERTIGFKAGSGGTSGAGYLRQALSTVLFPELWEVRTRL, from the coding sequence ATGAGCCGGCAGGACACACCCGCGCCGGGGGAGAACGCTCCGGAACGAGCGCATCAGGATTTCAGCCAGAGCCTGAGCTACGGCGATTATCTGCGTCTCGACGCTCTGAAAGCGGCGCACCAGCCCATCACCGATGCGCATGACGAGCACCTTTTTATTGCGGTGCACCATGTCTCGGAAGTCTGGCTCGCCCTGATCGTGCGCGAACTGAGGGCTGCCATGGATCTGCTTGACCGTGGCATCACGGACGCGCCCCTGAAGATGCTGACGCGGGTGGTGCGGGCGCAGGAGCAGCTCACCAATGCCTGGGAAGTGCTCAAAACCATGACGCCGGCTGACTACCTGCTGTTCCGGCATGCTTTCGGTCAGGCGTCGGGATTTCAGTCGGCCGGGTACCGGATGGTTGAATTCTTGCTGGGAAACCGTCAGAGCGTCATGCTGAGGCCCCACGAGCACCGTCCCGACCTGCATGATCCACTGCACGAGGCCCTGAACGGGCCGAGCGTGTACGATCTGGCGCTGCGGTTGCTCGCCGCACGCGGACTTCCGGTGCCTGCGGAAGTGCTGGGGCGGGACTTTACGCAAAAGCCTGTCCTGAACGAGGAGGTCCTCCAGGCGTGGCTGACGGTCTACCGCGATACCGAGACCTACTGGGACCTCTACGAACTGGCCGAAAAGTTGCTCGACGTGGAAGACAACTTCCGGCGCTGGCGGTTTAATCACCTCACGACTGTGGAGCGGACCATCGGGTTCAAGGCCGGATCGGGCGGCACCAGCGGCGCGGGCTATCTGCGTCAGGCACTCAGCACCGTCCTGTTTCCAGAACTCTGGGAAGTGCGCACCCGGCTGTAA
- a CDS encoding carbon-nitrogen hydrolase family protein — translation MKVTVAVVQAEVAPDLDRGLELTAQLSLEAAAKGAQLIAFPETWLPGYPAWLDVARDVALWDHAPVKEAFAQMMENSVAVPGPALDALRDAAHAAQATLVVGVIERVSAGRGQGTLYNTILTINAEGQVLNHHRKLVPTYTERLVWGPGDADGLRVVDTPLGRIGSLVCWEHWMPLARQALHEQAEDIHVATWPTVKDMHQIASRHYAFEGRCFVLAAGSLMRASSLPEGLDLIPELQTNPETLVMRGGSAIIGPDGAYVVEPVYDQPAILVAELDLRRNLQERMTLDVTGHYHRPEYLNLDIRHSGRRTNELDTK, via the coding sequence GTGAAGGTGACTGTCGCAGTCGTTCAGGCCGAGGTGGCGCCAGACCTTGACCGGGGCCTGGAGCTCACGGCTCAACTGTCGCTGGAAGCTGCGGCAAAAGGCGCACAACTCATTGCTTTTCCTGAAACCTGGCTTCCTGGGTATCCAGCCTGGCTGGATGTTGCCCGTGACGTCGCCCTCTGGGACCATGCGCCGGTAAAAGAAGCCTTCGCCCAGATGATGGAAAACAGTGTCGCGGTACCCGGCCCGGCGCTCGACGCGCTGCGGGACGCTGCCCATGCGGCGCAGGCGACGCTGGTGGTCGGAGTGATCGAGCGAGTCTCTGCCGGGCGCGGGCAGGGCACGCTGTACAACACAATCCTGACCATCAATGCCGAGGGTCAGGTGCTCAACCATCACCGCAAGCTGGTGCCCACCTACACCGAACGGCTGGTATGGGGCCCGGGAGACGCTGACGGCTTACGGGTGGTCGACACCCCGCTGGGCCGTATTGGCAGCCTGGTCTGCTGGGAGCACTGGATGCCGCTGGCGCGTCAGGCTCTTCATGAACAGGCGGAAGATATCCACGTGGCGACGTGGCCCACCGTCAAGGACATGCACCAGATCGCCAGCCGCCACTACGCCTTCGAGGGCCGCTGCTTTGTTCTCGCCGCCGGCAGTCTGATGCGGGCATCTTCCCTGCCTGAAGGGCTTGACCTTATTCCCGAACTACAAACCAACCCGGAGACGCTGGTCATGCGGGGTGGCAGCGCGATCATTGGTCCGGACGGCGCATACGTGGTTGAACCGGTCTATGATCAGCCGGCCATTCTGGTGGCCGAACTGGACCTGAGACGCAATCTTCAGGAGCGCATGACCCTTGACGTCACCGGTCATTACCACCGTCCGGAATACCTCAACCTGGACATCCGCCATTCAGGACGCCGGACAAACGAGCTCGACACCAAGTAA
- a CDS encoding alpha/beta hydrolase family protein produces MKFHVLPFVLLGHLLSAPALAQSAAALARVDAADLSIAKARSRAYPGSALKVVRTLNAGVNYSRQVVSYQSEGLTIYALLTVPAGPPPKGGWPAIVFNHGYIPPNVYRTTERYAAYQDAFARAGFVTLKSDYRGHGSSEGEALGAYYTPGYTTDVMNALSSLKKDPRVNAARIGMWGHSMGGFLTLRAMVIDRSVKAGVIWAGVVGNYDQMMNSWNNRPPATIPQRVLNLRKQAVAKYGTPDKNPAFWNSLSANSFLKDLGGPVQLHIGAADAEVPVAFHNSLAQQLRRAGKSVQHYVYPGDDHNLSRNLGVALQRSVAFFRDRL; encoded by the coding sequence ATGAAATTTCACGTGCTGCCTTTTGTGCTGCTCGGACATCTCCTGAGTGCCCCCGCCCTGGCGCAGAGCGCGGCCGCCCTGGCCAGGGTGGACGCCGCTGACCTGAGTATCGCCAAGGCCCGGTCCAGGGCCTATCCCGGCAGCGCCCTGAAGGTGGTGCGAACACTGAATGCCGGGGTGAACTACAGCCGTCAGGTGGTGTCGTACCAGTCCGAAGGACTGACCATCTATGCCCTGCTGACCGTTCCGGCTGGTCCACCACCCAAAGGGGGCTGGCCGGCCATCGTGTTTAATCACGGCTACATTCCGCCCAATGTCTACCGCACCACCGAGCGCTACGCGGCTTACCAGGACGCTTTTGCACGAGCGGGGTTCGTGACCCTGAAAAGTGATTACCGCGGTCACGGCAGCAGTGAGGGCGAAGCGTTGGGCGCCTACTACACGCCCGGCTACACCACCGATGTCATGAATGCCCTGAGCAGTCTCAAGAAAGACCCGCGGGTCAACGCCGCGCGAATCGGAATGTGGGGGCACAGCATGGGCGGCTTTCTGACACTGCGGGCCATGGTGATTGACCGGAGCGTGAAGGCCGGCGTGATCTGGGCCGGCGTGGTCGGGAATTACGACCAGATGATGAACAGCTGGAACAACCGCCCGCCTGCCACGATTCCGCAGCGGGTCCTGAACCTACGGAAGCAGGCCGTGGCCAAATATGGAACGCCCGACAAGAACCCCGCCTTCTGGAATTCGCTTAGTGCCAACAGTTTTCTGAAGGACCTGGGAGGCCCGGTACAGCTGCATATCGGAGCCGCCGACGCCGAGGTTCCAGTGGCCTTCCATAACAGCCTGGCCCAGCAGCTTCGCAGGGCCGGGAAATCCGTGCAGCACTACGTGTATCCCGGAGACGACCATAACCTGAGCCGGAATCTGGGCGTGGCCCTGCAGCGGAGCGTAGCCTTCTTCCGCGACCGGCTGTGA
- a CDS encoding VOC family protein: protein MTSSSSASGTSPVQGLHHVTVMASDPQRNLDFYTQVLGQRLVKVTVNFDDPGTYHFYYGDLTGQPGTIMTHFPWPGASRGVRGNGEVVATAYSAPVSSYAAWQQRLQAHGLTGSESTRFGDPVLTFEDPDGTWVEIVFDNGKEVQPWPASPVPQSEALRGFHSVTAWVQETADVRALLVGQLGFQEVGTEADPQGPRTRFKGSGDGVGLYVDVVERAGQPRGSFGAGSVHHVALRTRNDAEQLAYLETLSAAGFRPTPVQDRQYFHSIYFREPNGVLFEIATDAPGFPADEAVEELGRHLKLPQWFEPQRAQIEAHVPRIFNHEYGVTIGSRDLSASAGQEPVGAADGIQVHVAGRPPSEVRVAMVLLHGRGGSAQDILSLERELNLSAFTYLAPQAPGNTWYPYSFLAPLEQNQPHLDQALATVDAVMEELAQMGIAPERVVLGGFSQGACLALEYASRAGRQLGGVVAFSGGLITLEQQSSMSGIPVFMGVDPDDAHIPLERFQATEAQLRARGASVDARVIPGLGHSINKEELDAARVLMQQVVAQSV from the coding sequence ATGACCTCGTCTTCCTCTGCTTCTGGCACCAGTCCTGTGCAGGGCCTTCACCATGTCACCGTGATGGCCAGCGACCCGCAGCGCAATCTGGACTTCTACACCCAGGTTCTTGGACAGCGGCTGGTCAAGGTCACCGTCAACTTCGACGATCCTGGCACCTACCACTTCTACTACGGTGACCTGACCGGTCAGCCCGGAACGATCATGACCCACTTTCCCTGGCCCGGCGCGTCCAGGGGCGTCAGGGGCAACGGTGAAGTGGTGGCAACCGCCTACAGCGCGCCAGTGTCTTCTTATGCGGCGTGGCAGCAGCGCCTTCAGGCACACGGGTTGACCGGCTCTGAAAGCACCCGTTTCGGTGACCCTGTGCTGACCTTCGAGGACCCGGACGGTACATGGGTAGAGATTGTGTTCGACAACGGCAAGGAGGTGCAGCCGTGGCCAGCGTCGCCGGTCCCGCAGTCCGAGGCACTCCGCGGCTTTCACTCGGTGACAGCCTGGGTACAGGAGACGGCTGACGTACGTGCCCTGCTTGTGGGGCAGCTGGGCTTTCAGGAAGTCGGGACCGAGGCAGACCCGCAGGGCCCACGCACCCGCTTCAAGGGCAGCGGAGACGGTGTAGGCCTGTATGTGGATGTGGTCGAGCGGGCCGGTCAGCCACGGGGAAGCTTCGGGGCCGGCAGTGTTCACCACGTCGCGCTGCGGACCCGAAACGACGCCGAGCAGCTGGCCTACCTGGAGACGCTCAGCGCTGCCGGTTTCCGGCCCACGCCGGTTCAGGACCGCCAGTACTTTCACTCGATCTACTTCCGCGAGCCCAACGGAGTGCTGTTCGAGATTGCCACCGATGCCCCTGGCTTTCCTGCCGACGAAGCTGTCGAGGAACTCGGCCGGCATCTGAAACTTCCTCAGTGGTTCGAACCGCAGAGGGCACAGATCGAAGCGCACGTTCCGCGCATCTTCAATCACGAATATGGCGTGACGATCGGGTCACGCGACCTGAGCGCCTCAGCCGGGCAGGAGCCGGTTGGGGCAGCTGACGGCATTCAGGTCCACGTGGCCGGGCGGCCACCTTCAGAAGTGAGGGTCGCAATGGTGCTGCTGCACGGCCGGGGCGGAAGTGCTCAGGACATCCTGTCGCTGGAGCGCGAACTCAATCTCAGCGCCTTTACCTATCTGGCGCCCCAGGCACCCGGCAACACCTGGTACCCGTACTCCTTCCTGGCGCCGCTCGAACAGAACCAGCCGCATCTTGATCAGGCGCTGGCTACGGTCGACGCTGTTATGGAAGAGCTGGCGCAGATGGGTATTGCGCCCGAACGCGTGGTGCTGGGGGGGTTCAGCCAGGGGGCCTGTCTGGCGCTGGAGTATGCCAGCCGCGCCGGGAGGCAGCTGGGAGGTGTCGTGGCGTTCAGCGGCGGGCTGATCACGCTCGAGCAGCAGAGCAGCATGTCTGGCATTCCGGTATTCATGGGCGTCGATCCGGACGACGCCCATATTCCGCTGGAGCGCTTCCAGGCGACCGAGGCCCAGCTGCGTGCGCGCGGCGCGTCCGTCGATGCCCGGGTTATTCCAGGGCTCGGTCACAGCATCAACAAGGAAGAACTCGACGCCGCCCGCGTACTGATGCAGCAGGTGGTTGCGCAGAGCGTGTGA
- a CDS encoding WGxxGxxG family protein, producing MKNVTKTALLVAALGLAPAFADTAGTDTSTATTTTETETDRDGMDWGWLGLLGLAGLAGLRRKEPVVHSNTTTNTHR from the coding sequence ATGAAAAACGTAACAAAGACTGCGCTGTTGGTAGCTGCCCTTGGCCTTGCCCCTGCGTTTGCAGATACTGCGGGCACAGACACCAGCACTGCAACCACAACCACGGAGACTGAAACCGATCGTGACGGGATGGATTGGGGCTGGCTGGGTCTGCTTGGTCTGGCCGGACTTGCTGGTCTGCGCCGCAAGGAGCCTGTCGTGCACTCAAACACGACCACCAATACTCACCGTTAA
- the rocD gene encoding ornithine--oxo-acid transaminase, whose product MTKVIEQISSAQQLIAREDALGAHNYKPLDVVLERASGAWVWDTEGRRYLDCLSAYSAVNQGHCHPRIIEALTDQAKKATLTSRAFRNDRLAGFYETAIRLLRYGAVIPMNTGAEAVETAIKLARKWAYEVRRVPIDQAEIIVMDGNFHGRTTTLVSFSSEAQYKDAFGPLTPGFVRVPYGDAAAIEAAITSNTAGVLFEPIQGEAGVIVPPEGFLRAMRDVCDRHGILMIADEIQTGLGRTGRWLACDHEGVRPDLVILGKALGGGVYPVSAVLSSRELMDLFRPGDHGSTFGGNPLAAAVAQASLEVLEDEGLPARALELGEYLRTRLRSMNSPHVRDIRGKGLLVGVELRGPARPACERLRDLGVLCKETHVTTMRLAPPLVISQKDLDWALERIEQVLTDPNLL is encoded by the coding sequence ATGACCAAGGTAATCGAACAGATCTCGAGCGCGCAGCAACTGATCGCGCGCGAAGACGCTCTCGGCGCACACAACTACAAACCGCTGGACGTCGTGTTGGAGCGTGCCAGTGGTGCCTGGGTCTGGGACACTGAAGGCCGCAGGTATCTCGATTGCCTCTCGGCGTACAGCGCCGTCAATCAGGGGCATTGCCATCCGCGCATCATCGAGGCACTGACCGACCAGGCCAAGAAGGCCACCTTGACCTCGCGCGCCTTTCGCAACGACCGTCTGGCTGGCTTTTACGAGACGGCAATCCGATTATTGAGATACGGCGCCGTCATCCCGATGAATACAGGCGCGGAAGCCGTGGAAACTGCCATCAAGCTGGCGCGCAAATGGGCCTATGAAGTTCGCAGGGTCCCGATTGACCAGGCCGAAATTATTGTCATGGACGGTAATTTTCATGGCCGTACCACAACCCTGGTCAGTTTCAGCAGCGAGGCGCAGTATAAGGACGCTTTTGGGCCTCTGACTCCAGGCTTTGTGCGGGTACCGTACGGTGACGCCGCAGCCATCGAGGCGGCCATCACCTCCAATACTGCAGGCGTGCTGTTCGAGCCCATTCAGGGAGAAGCAGGCGTGATCGTGCCGCCCGAGGGTTTCCTGCGGGCCATGCGGGACGTGTGTGACCGGCACGGCATCCTGATGATCGCTGATGAGATCCAGACTGGCCTGGGCCGCACCGGCCGCTGGCTTGCCTGCGACCACGAAGGGGTCAGGCCGGACCTGGTGATTCTGGGCAAGGCCCTCGGCGGGGGCGTCTATCCGGTCAGTGCGGTGCTATCGAGCCGTGAGCTGATGGACCTGTTCCGTCCCGGAGATCACGGGAGCACGTTCGGGGGCAACCCGCTGGCCGCCGCCGTAGCGCAGGCCAGCCTGGAAGTTCTGGAAGACGAGGGATTGCCCGCGCGCGCCCTGGAACTCGGCGAGTATCTGCGCACACGCCTGCGTTCCATGAACAGCCCGCATGTCAGGGACATCCGTGGAAAAGGGTTATTGGTTGGCGTGGAACTGCGTGGGCCGGCCCGCCCGGCCTGCGAACGCCTGCGTGATCTGGGAGTGCTGTGCAAGGAAACGCACGTGACGACGATGCGGTTGGCTCCCCCGCTTGTGATCAGCCAGAAAGACCTTGACTGGGCCCTTGAGCGTATTGAACAGGTGCTTACTGACCCGAACCTGCTGTAG
- a CDS encoding metal ABC transporter permease: MNPDVVIILTAALVAVAGSLLGVFLVLRRQSMMSDAISHSVLPGIVGAFWISGGSATLPALVGAAMVGLLTVGSVQLLERSGRLKADAAIGVVFPLLFSVGVILVSLYFRDVHLDLDAVLYGEIAYAPLNTLVLGGREVPESLLLMGGLAALNFIFVTALFKELKVSTFDPGLAATLGFVPAALHYALMTLLSFTTVGAFQSVGAVLIVAFVIIPPACAFLLTQRLAVMLWLSAGIGVLASAAGYGLALWLNSSIAGMIATVLGVIFVACVLFSPLQGLVATQQRRSRQRQEFSARLLLTALHEQTLAPTVSELASRLEWTPALVGPALAHALRAGWLVERSGRFELTEQGRLIQHASFRDVS; this comes from the coding sequence ATGAACCCCGACGTGGTGATTATCCTGACCGCCGCGCTGGTCGCCGTGGCAGGGAGCCTGCTCGGCGTCTTCCTGGTGCTGCGCCGTCAGAGCATGATGAGTGACGCCATCAGCCACTCGGTCCTGCCCGGAATCGTGGGAGCATTCTGGATCTCGGGAGGCAGCGCGACCCTGCCGGCCCTGGTGGGAGCCGCCATGGTCGGGCTGCTGACTGTAGGCAGCGTGCAGTTGCTGGAGCGCAGCGGGCGCCTGAAAGCCGACGCAGCGATCGGGGTCGTATTTCCGCTGCTGTTCTCGGTAGGCGTCATTCTGGTCTCGCTGTATTTCCGCGACGTCCACCTGGACCTCGACGCAGTGCTGTACGGGGAGATTGCCTACGCCCCGCTCAACACCCTTGTGCTGGGGGGGCGAGAAGTCCCAGAGTCTCTGCTGCTGATGGGCGGCCTGGCCGCGCTCAACTTTATCTTTGTCACAGCGCTGTTCAAGGAGCTGAAAGTCTCAACGTTCGATCCTGGGCTCGCGGCCACCCTGGGCTTTGTCCCCGCCGCCCTGCACTACGCCCTGATGACTCTGCTGTCGTTCACCACCGTGGGGGCTTTTCAGTCCGTGGGCGCCGTTTTGATCGTGGCGTTCGTCATTATTCCGCCTGCCTGCGCCTTTTTGCTCACGCAGCGACTGGCTGTCATGCTGTGGCTTTCTGCGGGCATCGGAGTGCTGGCCAGCGCTGCCGGGTATGGCTTGGCTCTGTGGCTTAACAGCAGCATTGCTGGCATGATCGCCACCGTGCTGGGCGTGATTTTCGTGGCCTGCGTCCTGTTCTCGCCGCTCCAGGGTCTGGTTGCCACCCAACAGCGGCGCTCGCGTCAGCGCCAGGAGTTCAGCGCCCGGCTGCTGCTCACGGCCCTGCATGAGCAGACCCTGGCGCCCACCGTGTCTGAGCTGGCCAGCCGCCTGGAGTGGACGCCGGCGCTGGTCGGACCGGCCCTGGCGCACGCCCTGCGCGCCGGGTGGCTCGTCGAACGCAGTGGGCGCTTCGAACTGACCGAGCAGGGCCGGCTGATCCAGCACGCCTCATTCAGAGATGTTTCTTGA
- a CDS encoding acyl-CoA dehydrogenase family protein, translated as MLDYFQARSLLGPDEQLVMQSVRSYVDGQLMPRIGEWWDSGELPVRELMRELGAQGLLGPTTPEEYGGAGASYSAYGAMMYELERCDSGLRSAASVQGSLVMYPILTYGSEEQKRQYLPGLASGELIGCFGLTEPDGGSDPGAMRTRARRDGDDYVLNGNKMWITNSPVADFAVVWAKDDEGVVRGFIVPRDARGFSTPKIHRKMSLRASVTGEIVLQDCRIPAANLLPGSGGLKSPLSCLTSARYGIAWGAMGALESVYETALEYTTGRQTFGQPIASRQLVQDKLVRMVTDHTAGLLLAVQLGALKDAGRMAPTQVSLAKRNNVRVALTGARLARELLGGNGITTEYPVIRHMLNLETVDTYEGTHDIHTLIVGRDVTGLNALG; from the coding sequence ATGCTGGATTATTTTCAGGCCCGTTCCCTGCTGGGCCCCGACGAACAGCTGGTAATGCAGAGCGTCCGCAGTTACGTTGACGGACAACTGATGCCGCGCATCGGTGAATGGTGGGACAGCGGCGAACTGCCGGTGCGCGAACTGATGCGTGAGCTGGGTGCCCAGGGCCTGCTGGGACCAACCACACCAGAGGAATACGGCGGTGCCGGGGCGTCGTACAGCGCCTACGGCGCCATGATGTACGAACTGGAGCGCTGCGACAGCGGCCTGCGCAGCGCCGCGAGCGTGCAGGGCAGCCTGGTGATGTATCCGATCCTGACCTACGGCAGTGAGGAGCAAAAACGTCAATACCTACCTGGACTCGCCTCCGGCGAGCTGATCGGCTGCTTCGGCCTGACCGAGCCCGACGGCGGCAGCGACCCCGGCGCCATGCGTACCCGTGCGCGTCGCGACGGTGACGACTATGTCCTGAACGGCAATAAAATGTGGATTACCAACAGCCCCGTGGCGGATTTCGCCGTGGTGTGGGCCAAGGACGATGAGGGTGTGGTCCGTGGCTTCATCGTGCCCCGCGACGCCAGGGGCTTCTCCACGCCCAAGATTCACCGCAAGATGAGCCTGCGCGCTTCAGTGACCGGAGAGATCGTGCTGCAGGACTGCCGCATTCCTGCGGCGAACCTCCTTCCCGGTTCGGGTGGCCTCAAGTCGCCGCTCTCCTGCCTGACGTCTGCGCGTTACGGCATTGCCTGGGGAGCTATGGGCGCGCTGGAGTCGGTGTATGAGACGGCACTGGAATACACCACCGGCCGCCAGACCTTCGGCCAGCCCATCGCTTCACGTCAGCTGGTTCAGGACAAGCTGGTCCGGATGGTTACCGACCACACGGCAGGGCTGTTGCTGGCTGTGCAGCTTGGCGCACTGAAAGACGCCGGTCGCATGGCACCCACCCAGGTTTCGTTGGCCAAGCGCAACAACGTCCGGGTCGCACTGACGGGAGCGCGGCTGGCACGCGAGCTGCTCGGCGGAAACGGCATTACCACCGAGTACCCGGTGATTCGCCATATGCTCAACCTGGAAACCGTCGACACCTATGAAGGCACGCATGACATTCACACCCTGATCGTAGGTCGGGACGTGACGGGCTTGAACGCTCTGGGATGA